CATAAATACTCATTACAATTATTAACAATAACCCTATTAAAACTATCTTTTTCATTATATTTCCTTCTATTGATTTTTTATATGAACATCCATTTGCGGGAATGGAATGTTAATGCCATTCTTATCAAATTCCATTTTTGCCGTTTCCGTCAGATCAAAAAAGACAGTCCAATAATCTTCGGTTTTGCTCCACACTCTCACTTTAAAATTAAGAGAGCTGTCTGCCAATTCAGTTAATCTTACAAAAGGTTCCGGCTCTTTCAGGATCAGGTCATGCTGATTAATTATGCTTTTCAAAATATCTTTAACTTTCTGAATATCAGAGCCGTAGCCCACGCCAAAAGTCAAATCTACCCGCCGTTGATTTTCGGCTGTATAATTTGTGATCGTGCCGTTCATGATCTGCGAATTCGGCACGATGATCTTCTTATTATCGAAACTCCTGAATTCTGTGTTGAACATATTGATCTGATTTATCATACCCATCACACCTCCGGCCTCAACTGCATCTCCCACCTTGAACGGACGGAACAGGATAATCAGAAAACCGGATGCAAAATTGGAAAGCGATCCCTGCAAAGCCAGACCGATAGCCAGTCCGGCAGCCCCTATCACAGCCAGGAAGGATGTAGTTTGAATGCCCAGTTGTGCCAAAGCCGCTAAAATTACAAATACCCAGAGAACCGTTTTGATCAGGGACGAGAGAAAAGTGGTGATAGTAGGATCCACATGACGTTTATCCATCACTTTCACGATCAGTTTTTTGATGCTGTTCACGATAATCCGGCCAATGATCAAAATGGCTAAAGCAGCCAGGAATTTCAGACCAAAAGCCGAAATCCACTCATAGATTTTTGGTAGAATATTCTCCATAAATCCTCCCTTATTTGATAATTACGAATTCTATTCTTCTATTTTTTCTTCTTCCTTCTTCTGTATTATTGCTGGCTATCGGATTATCGGGTCCGTAACCATTGGCAATAAGACGAGATTCCGAAATACCCTTGCTTACAAGATATTTTTTGACTGCAATAGCGCGATAATAAGAAAGATCCATGTTAACATCACGCGGACCTGTGCTATCTGTATATCCGTTAATTTCCATTTTTATATTCGGCCTGTCTCTCAGCATTTTTACTACTTCATCCAGAATTGCTTTGGCATCCAGATGCAGATAATCGCTGGCAGGTCGGAAAGTGACACCTTCAAAGATCAGCGGTTTTTCATCAGGACAGCCATCATCGTCTTTATAACCATTAAACGTTTCAGCCAGATTAGGGCATTGATCGAGATAATCCAGAATTCCATCTCCGTCATTATCCAGATCGGGAGCACCATCATCATCCATGTAACCATCAAAATCTTCCGCTATATTGGGTGATTTGTCATCAACATCCAGGATACCGTCTCCATCATTATCAGGATCGGGAATTCCATCTTCATCTTCAAAACCATCAATATCTTCAGGATCGTTTGGAGCGCCGTCGTCAACATCCAGGATACCGTCTCCATCATTATCAGGATCGGGAATGCCGTCTTCATCCTGAAAATCATCAAAATCTTCCGACTCAAATATGGCACCGTCCTTACTGTCTATTATGCCATCTCCATCGGAATCTTTGGCTTTGCCAAAATGAATATTAAATCCCAATCTTCCTTCCAGAATTCCCACTTGATCGCCACCAAATCCATTCATGTCTAAAGTGTGATTTACCAGGTAATGAAAGCGAGCACCAAATTCTAAACTGAAATGAGAGCTTAAAAACCAGTTTGCTCCCAGACCGCCGGTTGCCGTGGTAGTTTGATCATCTTCCACCGAAATTCCCAGCTTCTCAGAAAAACTGAATCCATCCTCGACGCCAGTAATATCTCTTCTATCCCACTGCAGAATTCCAGCTCCCAGCAGAAAATATGGTGTAAATTTCGTACCTTTTGTTAAATTCAGTTTCAGATTCAAATTCAGAGGAGTAAGATATGTAATGTACATTTCTGTATCGGTACTTTCTTTGGGTCGCGTCCAGCCATATCCAGCAGAAATTTCCAACCCGACTTTTTCGGAAAAATAATATCCAAACTGTCCACCAGCCCAGAATTTTGATTGGTTGGGTTCTCCACCCAATAGATTTACATTACCAGCATGAATACCAATGTATGGCCTTTTTGCTACTACCTGAGCAGATAGATTAACCATAAGCAATACTGTGAAAATTATAAAAACAATAAATGTTTTTTTCATCTATTCCTCCCCTAAAAATTTACCTTTTTTAAAAATTAATTAACAATGACAAATCTAACATTCTATATAATATTGGCAAAAAGAAAAATCCCACTGCATGGAAAAAAGTGGGATTTTCTTTTTATTTCTCATTTCCTATTTTGTACGATAAAATTCGATTCTTCTATTTCTGGCTCTGCCTTCCCTGGTCTTGTTGGAAGCGATCGGATAATCCGGTCCAAGCCCAATAGAGCGCAGACGATAAGCAGGAATTCCCTGACTGATAATGTAATTTTTCACAGCATCAGCTCGAGCTTTGGAAAGCTTGATATTTGCATTCCTGGAACCTGTGTTATCGGTGTGACCACTTATTTCCAAATGCATTTCAGGATAACTTCGAAGTGTATTAATTACTTTCTGAATCTTTGATTTTGAAGCATTTGTAAGTACAGCACTTCCGCTGGCAAATTGCACACCATCCAAAATTACCGGAGTCCGTTTTTGGAAAAGCATTTCCGGTTTTTCATCAGGACAACCGTCATCATCTTTGTAGCCGTTATATGTTTCCGGTTCTAATGGACATTTATCCCGCCCATCCACAAAACCATCTCCATCAGTATCTGGAAGCAGGGGATCGGTGTAATAAACGAAAAGTTCATCATAATCATTCAAACCATCTTTATCAGTATCGGCTGATGCGGGATTTGTTCCATAATTATTAACTTCTTCCTCATCCGAAATGCCGTCGTTATCACTATCCTGTTTTAACGGATTACTGCCATAAGTGTAAACTTCATCATAATCGGAGATCGTGTCATTATCTGTGTCGCTGTCATTGGGATTCGTTCCGGTATTATTTCGATTCACATAAGTTCCGGTATTAGTTTCCACCACATCATCCAAACCATCTCCATCATTATCATAATCCGGACAGCCGTCTTCATCTTCAAAGCCATCAAAATCTTCAGGAAGGTTTGGACATTTATCTTTACGATTTCCGATCCCGTCTCCATCATCATCCACATAACCGCCAAATCGAATGGAAAAACCCAGGCCAATCGAAAGATTTCCATCTGAAACATCAGGATTATTGATAATTCCTGACATGTCTTTATCCTGATCGAAATAATTGTGATACCGAATCGAAAGATCGAGAGCAAAAGATCGGCTGATCTCAAATTCTAAACCTGCACCGATAATCGACATAAAATTTCTTTCTGAAGTTAAAATCGAATCAAGTTCAGTTTCCTCAATTTCCCACCAGCAATAACCCAATCCACCCATCAAATAAGGTATTACAGGATGGTTTTGCAGAATATTGAAGCGCAGATTTGCAGATATTGGATTGAAAATTGTTTGAAAATTCACTGAATCATCTTGCGAAACATATTTCTGGATCCAGTCATTTTCCGAATCATCCCGAATTGTGTTATACCCATAACCGGCATTTATTTCCATTCCCAATCTGGGAGAAATATAATATCCTAAACTAATATCAGTTAAACCCCGAACTGTACTCCAGTCTTTGTCTCCACCTATTCTTTTTGTTCCGTAGCCACCAAATCTAAGATAGAGTTGTTTTGTGTAGATCTGACCAAAAACAGCATTTACTGTGCATAGAAAAATAACAAAAACTACAACGCTTTTGCGCATCCACTTCCTCCCCTTCCACTCATTAGAAGGCACTTCATCAATTTATTTATAATATGTCAAATTTAAATTAGTCCGAGAATTTTATTAATCTACTTAAATGAGAATAATTGCAACAACTTATTTTTCATATCATCAAAATGAGAACCCTGCCAGAAAATCCTGCCACAGCGGCGGCAGACTTTGAATTCATGGAAGTTCTTAAATACATATTCTGGAACTAGTTCTTCAATTTTTTTTTTATCTATATCAAAGAGTAATTTGTTGCAATCCAAACAGCGGGAAAATATAAGATCTTCATCATATCTAATCATATCGATAATCTCTTGAAGTTGCTTTATATGGTTATCTTCCGCTATTAGAACCCGATTGAATTTCAAAGCAGATTTGGCTGTTTTTCTATTTCTGGTAAGTATAAGACGGCGTTCTTTGATTGCCAGATTTATCTGTTTTTGAACGCTTATTCTTTTATAAACTGCTGCATCGTAGCCCAGCATGCGAAGCCATTTTGCCAGGCGATTAAGGTTTTCATCTAACAGAAACCGAGGTTTTAGCTGAGTCATCAGAATTTGCCGACTTCGAAAAATTTCTCCACTTCCGGAACTTTACATTTTAGAGCTTCTTTCAATGTGCCTGTAAAAAGCACTTTTCCATCATCCAGGAAAATGATTTTATCTGCAATGCGATGAATACTGGCTAGTTCGTGTGTAACAATTACAATCGTCATTTTCAGAAGATTTTTCAATTTTAGTATCAACTCATCCAAAGACGCACTTGTCATCGGGTCCAAACCGGCTGAAGGTTCATCGCAAAAGAGGATTTCGGGATCCATGGCAATAGCGCGAGCCAAGGCTGCTCGTTTCTTCATACCGCCAGAAAGTTCCGATGGAAAAAGATTGATAGCATGTCCCAGGTTCACCAGATTCAGTTTTACCCTGATTATTTTTTCAATGATCTCGGATGATAGTTTTGTGTGCTGTTCTAAGGGAATTGAAACATTTTCAAAAATATTAACGGAATTTAATAGAGCTCCATTTTGGAACAACATTCCCACTCTGCTGAGAATTTCATCAAATTCCACCTCATCCAATTGAGTTACTTCAGTACCGAAAA
This window of the Candidatus Cloacimonadota bacterium genome carries:
- a CDS encoding Mut7-C RNAse domain-containing protein; protein product: MTQLKPRFLLDENLNRLAKWLRMLGYDAAVYKRISVQKQINLAIKERRLILTRNRKTAKSALKFNRVLIAEDNHIKQLQEIIDMIRYDEDLIFSRCLDCNKLLFDIDKKKIEELVPEYVFKNFHEFKVCRRCGRIFWQGSHFDDMKNKLLQLFSFK
- a CDS encoding mechanosensitive ion channel gives rise to the protein MENILPKIYEWISAFGLKFLAALAILIIGRIIVNSIKKLIVKVMDKRHVDPTITTFLSSLIKTVLWVFVILAALAQLGIQTTSFLAVIGAAGLAIGLALQGSLSNFASGFLIILFRPFKVGDAVEAGGVMGMINQINMFNTEFRSFDNKKIIVPNSQIMNGTITNYTAENQRRVDLTFGVGYGSDIQKVKDILKSIINQHDLILKEPEPFVRLTELADSSLNFKVRVWSKTEDYWTVFFDLTETAKMEFDKNGINIPFPQMDVHIKNQ
- a CDS encoding OmpA family protein, with amino-acid sequence MKKTFIVFIIFTVLLMVNLSAQVVAKRPYIGIHAGNVNLLGGEPNQSKFWAGGQFGYYFSEKVGLEISAGYGWTRPKESTDTEMYITYLTPLNLNLKLNLTKGTKFTPYFLLGAGILQWDRRDITGVEDGFSFSEKLGISVEDDQTTTATGGLGANWFLSSHFSLEFGARFHYLVNHTLDMNGFGGDQVGILEGRLGFNIHFGKAKDSDGDGIIDSKDGAIFESEDFDDFQDEDGIPDPDNDGDGILDVDDGAPNDPEDIDGFEDEDGIPDPDNDGDGILDVDDKSPNIAEDFDGYMDDDGAPDLDNDGDGILDYLDQCPNLAETFNGYKDDDGCPDEKPLIFEGVTFRPASDYLHLDAKAILDEVVKMLRDRPNIKMEINGYTDSTGPRDVNMDLSYYRAIAVKKYLVSKGISESRLIANGYGPDNPIASNNTEEGRRKNRRIEFVIIK
- a CDS encoding ATP-binding cassette domain-containing protein, which gives rise to MTKEPIISVKNLVAKYDEKIILDGVSVDIYPQEVTVILGGSGCGKTTLLKNILRLFQPYSGKVEIFGTEVTQLDEVEFDEILSRVGMLFQNGALLNSVNIFENVSIPLEQHTKLSSEIIEKIIRVKLNLVNLGHAINLFPSELSGGMKKRAALARAIAMDPEILFCDEPSAGLDPMTSASLDELILKLKNLLKMTIVIVTHELASIHRIADKIIFLDDGKVLFTGTLKEALKCKVPEVEKFFEVGKF
- a CDS encoding OmpA family protein — protein: MRKSVVVFVIFLCTVNAVFGQIYTKQLYLRFGGYGTKRIGGDKDWSTVRGLTDISLGYYISPRLGMEINAGYGYNTIRDDSENDWIQKYVSQDDSVNFQTIFNPISANLRFNILQNHPVIPYLMGGLGYCWWEIEETELDSILTSERNFMSIIGAGLEFEISRSFALDLSIRYHNYFDQDKDMSGIINNPDVSDGNLSIGLGFSIRFGGYVDDDGDGIGNRKDKCPNLPEDFDGFEDEDGCPDYDNDGDGLDDVVETNTGTYVNRNNTGTNPNDSDTDNDTISDYDEVYTYGSNPLKQDSDNDGISDEEEVNNYGTNPASADTDKDGLNDYDELFVYYTDPLLPDTDGDGFVDGRDKCPLEPETYNGYKDDDGCPDEKPEMLFQKRTPVILDGVQFASGSAVLTNASKSKIQKVINTLRSYPEMHLEISGHTDNTGSRNANIKLSKARADAVKNYIISQGIPAYRLRSIGLGPDYPIASNKTREGRARNRRIEFYRTK